From a single Sphingosinicellaceae bacterium genomic region:
- a CDS encoding septal ring lytic transglycosylase RlpA family protein, whose protein sequence is MRSSSAVALALVLAGCAGQAPRPAATRAVTGAAPGVKIGQPYRVLGKTYYPADDRAYDTTGIASWYGPTFHGLSTANGETYDQDGLTAAHKTLPMPSYVEVANLDNGRVLTVRINDRGPFVDGRIIDLSRKAAQLLGVDRPGTARVRVRRVFPGAVQVAALAPPPKTPVTPVVASVPAPPPGETAGLPAPVETVTPPDAPVTTVAIPGAPAGTVYVQVAALADAGRAAWLSGFLAPIGPVVTERLPSGLTRVRLGPYIDAASATPVLARVQGAGYTTARLVTPKPGAP, encoded by the coding sequence ATGCGCTCAAGTAGCGCGGTCGCCCTCGCGCTGGTGCTGGCGGGGTGCGCGGGGCAAGCGCCGCGCCCGGCGGCGACGCGTGCGGTGACGGGCGCAGCCCCTGGCGTCAAGATCGGCCAGCCCTACCGGGTGCTCGGCAAGACCTATTACCCCGCCGACGACCGCGCCTACGACACCACCGGCATCGCCAGCTGGTACGGCCCGACCTTTCACGGCCTCAGCACGGCGAACGGCGAGACCTACGACCAGGACGGCCTGACCGCGGCGCACAAGACGCTGCCGATGCCGAGCTATGTGGAGGTCGCCAACCTCGACAACGGCCGCGTCCTGACGGTGCGGATCAACGACCGCGGGCCGTTCGTCGACGGGCGCATCATCGACCTGTCGCGCAAGGCGGCGCAGTTGCTCGGGGTCGACCGGCCCGGGACCGCGCGTGTCCGGGTGCGGCGGGTGTTTCCGGGGGCGGTGCAGGTGGCGGCGCTGGCTCCCCCGCCAAAAACTCCGGTCACTCCAGTCGTCGCGTCCGTTCCCGCTCCGCCGCCGGGCGAGACCGCCGGGCTGCCCGCGCCCGTCGAAACGGTAACCCCACCCGACGCCCCCGTCACCACTGTTGCCATCCCCGGAGCCCCGGCCGGCACCGTCTACGTCCAGGTCGCCGCCCTCGCCGACGCCGGTCGCGCCGCGTGGCTGTCGGGCTTCCTCGCTCCGATCGGGCCCGTCGTGACCGAGCGCTTGCCCAGCGGCCTGACCCGCGTCCGCCTCGGGCCGTATATCGACGCCGCGAGCGCAACTCCCGTACTGGCGCGCGTGCAAGGCGCGGGCTACACGACGGCTCGACTGGTTACCCCCAAGCCCGGAGCTCCCTGA
- a CDS encoding terminase family protein — protein MAALASHVAVYGAGSLVLVLAPSQNQSFELYRKITAFYRLAATPDADAESARRVELANGSRIVCLSGNPTTVRGYSAPALIIVDEAAFAEDDLFGAITPMLANGGRLVLLSTPNGRQGYFFDQWEHGGTAWERTKVTAYDTPRLPTSHIELERATKPDRDFRREYLCEFVDVDEQLFSSALIDRAFATPAAPLFSAPFEWTGITTCP, from the coding sequence GTGGCAGCGCTGGCCTCGCATGTTGCTGTCTACGGTGCGGGGTCGCTGGTGCTCGTGCTAGCGCCGTCCCAAAATCAGTCTTTCGAGCTGTATCGCAAAATCACTGCGTTCTATCGGCTCGCTGCGACGCCTGATGCAGACGCTGAAAGCGCCCGGCGAGTTGAGTTGGCCAACGGCTCGCGTATCGTCTGCCTCAGCGGCAACCCGACGACGGTCAGAGGTTACAGCGCCCCGGCGCTCATCATTGTCGACGAAGCCGCCTTCGCCGAGGATGACCTGTTCGGGGCAATCACGCCCATGCTCGCGAACGGTGGGCGGCTGGTGCTGTTATCCACGCCGAACGGGAGGCAGGGGTACTTCTTCGATCAATGGGAGCACGGCGGCACAGCTTGGGAGCGAACCAAGGTCACGGCCTATGACACGCCGCGCCTGCCCACCAGTCATATCGAGCTGGAGAGGGCGACGAAGCCGGACCGCGATTTTCGGCGCGAGTATCTTTGTGAGTTCGTGGACGTCGATGAACAGCTTTTCAGCTCAGCGCTCATCGATCGCGCCTTTGCCACTCCCGCCGCGCCGCTATTTTCCGCACCGTTCGAGTGGACTGGGATAACGACATGCCCTTGA
- the tmk gene encoding dTMP kinase produces MSGRFITLEGGEGAGKSTQALRLAERLTAAGKQVVTTREPGGTPGAEAIRALLVEGDADRWSAAAEACLVNAARADHVERLIRPALGAGKWVVCDRFIDSTLAYQGAGKGLADSALRNLHHIAGGDLWPDLTLILAVTVETGLARAAGRRGGEGRFEDHALAFHLRVAQGFRELAETEPHRCKLIDGSLDADTVSAAIWAEVEPLLHPTPPAHPGGDFRAPAAGSLDSHMHVDSGDD; encoded by the coding sequence GTGAGCGGGCGCTTCATCACGCTCGAGGGCGGCGAGGGCGCGGGCAAGTCGACCCAGGCGCTCCGCCTTGCCGAGCGGCTGACCGCAGCGGGCAAGCAGGTCGTGACGACCCGCGAACCCGGCGGCACACCCGGCGCCGAGGCGATCCGCGCGCTGCTCGTCGAGGGCGATGCCGACCGCTGGAGCGCTGCCGCCGAGGCCTGCCTGGTCAACGCCGCGCGTGCCGACCACGTCGAGCGTCTGATCCGTCCCGCCCTCGGCGCCGGCAAGTGGGTTGTCTGCGACCGCTTCATCGATTCGACGCTGGCCTATCAAGGCGCGGGCAAGGGCCTCGCCGATTCCGCGCTCCGGAACCTCCACCACATCGCGGGCGGCGACCTGTGGCCCGACCTGACCCTGATCCTGGCGGTCACCGTCGAGACCGGACTGGCGCGAGCTGCCGGCCGCCGCGGCGGGGAAGGGCGGTTCGAAGACCACGCGCTCGCCTTCCACCTCCGGGTCGCACAGGGCTTCCGCGAACTCGCCGAGACCGAGCCGCACCGCTGCAAGCTGATCGATGGATCGCTCGACGCAGACACCGTGTCCGCCGCGATCTGGGCCGAGGTCGAGCCGCTGCTTCATCCGACGCCACCCGCGCACCCCGGCGGCGACTTCCGCGCACCGGCCGCGGGCAGCCTCGATTCGCACATGCACGTCGACAGCGGCGATGATTGA
- a CDS encoding lytic murein transglycosylase produces the protein MLVARWGWPVGQGCGTSRGVKTLLIYLALVAAPTAAQVLKADPVPDEEVVDPSAETGFEAWLSTYRATAQAQGIKSSTLDATLTGLTYSSRVVELDRGQPDDSSPLPAARFTDYLARRLEPVRESRGMAAKARYQARLSTLEATTGVPQSIVLGIWGMESSYGAVTGNFDVLRSLASLAYEGRRRELFTRELTAALTLVDRGVADRVQLRGSWAGAMGQPQFLPSSLLAYGADGDGDGRADIWNSGEDVAASISRYLSVKGWKRGEGWGVAVLVPPGLDRERIRNLVAPSTCSRVLSKHSRWISLGEWKTLGMTRADGNPWPADATLATLVEPDGPGGPAYLTFANYRRLLDYNCSNFYALSVALLGDALK, from the coding sequence ATGTTGGTTGCCAGGTGGGGTTGGCCGGTGGGGCAGGGGTGTGGCACTAGCCGCGGGGTGAAGACCCTGTTGATTTACCTCGCGCTCGTCGCCGCGCCCACCGCCGCCCAGGTCCTGAAGGCCGATCCGGTGCCCGACGAGGAGGTCGTCGACCCGAGCGCCGAGACCGGGTTCGAGGCGTGGCTGTCGACCTACCGCGCCACCGCCCAGGCGCAGGGCATCAAGTCGTCCACCCTCGACGCGACGTTGACCGGCCTGACCTATTCGTCGCGCGTCGTCGAGCTCGATCGCGGTCAGCCGGACGATTCGAGCCCGCTGCCGGCCGCGCGCTTTACCGACTATCTGGCGCGTCGACTGGAGCCGGTGCGGGAGTCGCGTGGCATGGCGGCGAAGGCCCGCTACCAGGCGAGGCTCAGCACGCTCGAAGCGACCACCGGCGTGCCGCAGTCGATCGTGCTCGGCATCTGGGGGATGGAGTCGAGCTACGGCGCCGTCACTGGCAACTTCGACGTGCTGCGCAGCCTCGCCAGCCTCGCCTACGAGGGCCGCCGACGCGAATTGTTCACGCGCGAGCTGACAGCGGCACTGACGCTCGTCGACCGCGGCGTCGCCGACCGCGTGCAGCTGCGTGGCTCGTGGGCGGGCGCGATGGGCCAGCCGCAGTTCCTGCCGAGCTCGCTACTCGCCTACGGGGCGGACGGCGACGGCGACGGGCGCGCCGACATCTGGAACTCCGGCGAGGACGTCGCCGCCTCGATCAGCCGCTATCTCAGCGTGAAGGGCTGGAAGCGCGGCGAGGGCTGGGGGGTCGCGGTGCTGGTGCCGCCCGGCCTCGACCGCGAGCGCATCCGCAACCTGGTCGCGCCGTCGACGTGCTCGCGCGTGCTCTCGAAGCACAGCCGCTGGATCAGCCTCGGCGAATGGAAGACGCTCGGGATGACGCGGGCCGACGGCAATCCGTGGCCCGCCGACGCGACTCTGGCGACGCTGGTCGAGCCCGACGGCCCCGGCGGTCCAGCCTACCTGACCTTCGCCAATTACCGGCGCTTGCTCGATTACAATTGCTCCAACTTCTACGCCCTGTCGGTGGCGCTCCTCGGCGATGCGCTCAAGTAG
- a CDS encoding D-alanyl-D-alanine carboxypeptidase, with translation MRLPAALLLIATSSATALVPASAQTPMPTFTTTATSAYMKDLSNGAVLYAKGADTQMPPASMAKMMSVYVAFDMLKRGDAKLEQKVRVRPETWAKWHSQGSTMFLSANEEVSVSDLLHGIITLSGNDACVVLAEGLAGTEEQYVALMNAKAKQIGLTGSHFANTNGWPDPTEHVTPRDLAKIAERTINDFPGLYTRFYPVNQFTWGKTLGKGDDITQPNRNPLLGRVAGADGLKTGHTEEAGFGFTGSAVQNGRRLVMVIAGLKSFNERIAQSVAFMEWGFRAWTQQLIAPAGKVIDRAPVWMGSADTVGLMGPIDLAVTVPRGFGGQRVVKIVYDGPIKAPIKRGAPIATLVVTVPGMPATRIPLVAAEDVDKAGFFGRIGSAFRTLVLKK, from the coding sequence ATGCGTCTGCCCGCCGCGTTGCTGCTTATCGCCACGTCGTCCGCCACGGCTCTTGTCCCGGCGAGTGCCCAGACGCCGATGCCGACGTTCACCACGACCGCGACGTCGGCCTACATGAAGGACCTGTCGAACGGCGCGGTGCTGTACGCCAAGGGTGCCGACACGCAGATGCCGCCCGCCTCGATGGCCAAGATGATGAGCGTTTATGTCGCCTTCGACATGTTGAAGCGCGGTGACGCCAAGCTCGAGCAGAAGGTCCGCGTCCGGCCCGAGACCTGGGCCAAGTGGCACTCGCAGGGCTCGACGATGTTCCTGTCGGCGAACGAGGAGGTCAGCGTCTCCGACCTGCTCCACGGCATCATCACGCTGTCGGGCAACGATGCGTGCGTCGTGCTCGCCGAGGGCCTTGCGGGCACCGAGGAGCAGTACGTCGCGCTGATGAACGCCAAGGCCAAGCAGATCGGCCTGACCGGCAGCCACTTCGCCAACACCAACGGCTGGCCCGATCCGACCGAGCACGTCACGCCGCGCGACCTCGCCAAGATCGCCGAGCGCACGATCAACGATTTCCCGGGCCTCTACACGCGCTTCTACCCGGTCAACCAGTTCACCTGGGGCAAGACGCTGGGCAAGGGCGACGACATCACCCAGCCCAACCGCAACCCGCTGCTCGGTCGCGTTGCCGGTGCCGACGGCCTCAAGACCGGTCACACCGAGGAGGCGGGCTTCGGCTTCACCGGCTCGGCGGTACAGAACGGCCGGCGGCTGGTCATGGTCATTGCCGGCCTCAAGTCGTTCAACGAGCGCATCGCGCAATCGGTCGCCTTCATGGAATGGGGCTTCCGCGCCTGGACCCAGCAGCTGATCGCACCCGCGGGCAAGGTCATCGACCGCGCCCCGGTGTGGATGGGATCCGCCGATACCGTCGGGCTAATGGGGCCGATCGACCTTGCAGTCACCGTACCGCGCGGCTTTGGCGGGCAGCGCGTCGTCAAGATCGTCTACGACGGCCCGATCAAGGCACCGATCAAGCGCGGCGCACCCATCGCGACTTTGGTCGTGACCGTGCCCGGCATGCCCGCGACGCGGATCCCGCTGGTCGCCGCGGAGGACGTCGACAAGGCCGGCTTCTTCGGCCGCATCGGCAGCGCCTTCCGGACCCTTGTACTGAAGAAGTGA
- a CDS encoding DNA polymerase III subunit delta', which translates to MLIGHAEQATAFRAAFLSGRPHHAWLLAGPPGVGKATFAAAAATWALATSAGPPVGDDSFDVPSTHPISALVDAGSHMDLRSLRRTADDKGKLRTVIRVEEVRQLQPLFRNRPALSDWRVVIVDSADEMNTNAANALLKNLEEPPAGTLFLVVSHSPGRLLPTIRSRCRTLRFQPLSDTEVAIVLQTARPELPASEIAALVAVAEGAPGRALQLAEAGVEGLTRDMDALAIARGGEGTARALGLARTLAGKTAAVRYSAFLDLAPAYIARAAAARSGPRGARAVLLWERANDLAAGAVPLALEPQAVAFELATLVAGLAD; encoded by the coding sequence GTGCTGATCGGCCACGCCGAACAGGCCACCGCCTTCCGCGCCGCTTTCTTGTCGGGACGCCCGCACCACGCCTGGCTGCTCGCCGGACCGCCCGGCGTCGGCAAGGCGACCTTCGCTGCCGCCGCCGCAACCTGGGCGCTCGCGACCTCCGCTGGCCCGCCCGTCGGTGACGACAGCTTCGATGTGCCCTCGACCCATCCGATCAGCGCGCTCGTCGACGCCGGCAGCCACATGGACCTGCGCAGCCTGCGCCGCACCGCCGACGACAAGGGCAAGCTCCGCACCGTCATCCGCGTCGAGGAGGTCCGCCAGCTCCAGCCGCTGTTCCGCAACCGCCCGGCACTCAGCGACTGGCGCGTCGTCATCGTCGACTCGGCCGACGAGATGAACACCAACGCTGCCAACGCGCTGCTCAAGAACCTCGAGGAGCCGCCCGCTGGGACGCTGTTCCTCGTCGTCAGCCACTCGCCCGGCCGCCTGCTGCCGACGATTCGGTCGCGCTGCCGGACTCTGCGTTTCCAGCCGCTCAGTGACACCGAGGTCGCGATCGTCCTCCAGACCGCACGCCCTGAACTTCCCGCCAGCGAAATCGCCGCGCTCGTCGCCGTCGCTGAGGGGGCCCCCGGCCGCGCGCTGCAGCTCGCCGAAGCCGGCGTCGAGGGCCTGACCCGCGACATGGACGCGCTCGCCATAGCACGAGGCGGGGAGGGCACCGCCCGCGCCCTGGGCCTGGCGCGGACGCTGGCGGGCAAGACCGCGGCGGTGCGCTACTCGGCCTTCCTCGACCTCGCCCCCGCCTACATCGCTCGCGCCGCCGCTGCGCGCTCAGGGCCGCGCGGCGCTCGTGCCGTCCTGCTGTGGGAGCGCGCCAACGACCTCGCCGCGGGTGCCGTACCGCTCGCGCTCGAGCCGCAGGCAGTGGCGTTCGAGTTGGCGACGCTCGTCGCGGGGTTGGCGGACTAG
- a CDS encoding SAM-dependent methyltransferase: protein MTTERVTEDFVRDHFKTDPLFNAVRFDEQKTSIARAKGCLAKASKNMTGKIGSPEFIISFPSLPDDIIVVECKKDPKFHRSVDLKSPAAYAVDGALHYSSFLAHEYNVISIAVSGLQKSKLKISSFYQKRGELAVTEEDGDLLDIYSYISRLKGEVEAKSIESTEITKTAIDLNNELNDYSIVEYERCTLVSAILLALQDEAFRKSYKSRAVSKKLKPTPERLAEEIVNSIHSVLEDNKIDAYRVQSMIGEFKKIENHAIAKSEKIKKKKAAVLEDNYVLRGITERLERSILPLITLGDKGYDVLGRFYREFIRYAGTDKKSGLVLTPQHITEFFCDIVNLNVNDIVFDSCCGTGGFLIASMKRMLELAGNDQAKRKQIKESQLIGIEKRTDMFTFACANMMMSGDGKSHIYQGDSFSQDSVVQVKALGPNVAFLNPPYDVGEDGQLEFVENALACLSPGGRCAAILQMSCVTSTSAPTKAVRDRLLNKHTLRGVFSMPDDLFYPVGVITCIVVLEAHNPQPAGYKTFFGYFKDDGFQKTKHLGRIDRGQWPAIKQHWLSVYLNRESEPSLSILKEVTGVQEWCAEAYIETDYSVMGESVFSDVAKKFIVFKLLNAFEIEGEMP, encoded by the coding sequence GTGACGACAGAACGCGTTACCGAAGATTTCGTGCGGGATCATTTCAAGACTGACCCCCTCTTTAATGCGGTTCGGTTCGATGAGCAAAAGACCAGCATCGCGAGGGCGAAGGGGTGCCTCGCCAAAGCGTCAAAGAATATGACAGGCAAAATAGGCTCGCCAGAATTTATTATCAGTTTTCCATCGCTTCCCGATGACATAATTGTCGTGGAATGCAAGAAGGATCCCAAATTCCATAGAAGCGTCGATCTGAAATCCCCGGCCGCCTACGCCGTTGATGGGGCACTGCATTATTCTTCGTTTTTGGCCCATGAATATAATGTGATCTCCATCGCAGTTAGCGGACTCCAAAAATCGAAACTAAAGATATCGAGCTTTTATCAGAAGCGCGGTGAGTTGGCGGTCACTGAGGAGGACGGCGACCTTCTGGATATATATTCTTATATCTCTCGCCTTAAAGGTGAGGTGGAGGCCAAAAGTATCGAGAGCACCGAGATTACAAAGACAGCTATCGATCTCAATAATGAGCTGAATGACTATTCCATTGTTGAATATGAGCGTTGCACGTTGGTGAGCGCTATACTACTTGCACTACAGGATGAAGCATTTAGAAAATCCTATAAAAGTCGAGCTGTATCGAAGAAGCTCAAGCCCACACCAGAGAGACTTGCAGAAGAAATCGTAAACAGCATTCATAGTGTACTTGAAGATAATAAGATCGACGCTTACCGCGTTCAGTCAATGATAGGCGAGTTCAAAAAGATTGAAAATCACGCTATCGCCAAATCCGAGAAGATAAAGAAAAAGAAAGCTGCGGTTCTGGAAGATAATTACGTGCTTCGTGGGATCACGGAGCGCCTCGAAAGGTCAATTCTGCCTCTTATCACTTTGGGAGATAAAGGTTATGATGTCCTTGGGCGGTTCTATCGTGAATTTATCCGTTATGCTGGTACTGATAAGAAGTCAGGTCTCGTGCTCACGCCGCAGCACATCACCGAGTTTTTTTGCGACATTGTAAATTTGAACGTGAACGATATTGTGTTTGACTCTTGCTGCGGAACAGGCGGATTCTTAATCGCGTCCATGAAACGGATGCTGGAATTGGCCGGTAATGACCAAGCTAAGCGGAAGCAGATCAAGGAAAGCCAGCTTATCGGCATTGAAAAGCGCACGGACATGTTCACATTCGCTTGCGCTAACATGATGATGAGTGGCGACGGCAAATCGCATATCTATCAAGGCGATTCCTTCTCTCAAGATAGCGTCGTGCAGGTCAAGGCGCTCGGCCCCAACGTCGCGTTTCTCAATCCCCCATATGACGTCGGAGAGGATGGACAGCTTGAGTTCGTGGAGAATGCGCTCGCCTGCCTATCGCCGGGCGGGCGGTGTGCGGCGATCCTTCAAATGAGCTGCGTGACCTCCACCAGTGCGCCGACTAAGGCCGTGCGTGACCGGCTGTTGAACAAACACACATTGAGGGGCGTCTTTTCGATGCCTGATGACCTGTTCTATCCTGTTGGGGTCATAACCTGCATCGTTGTCTTAGAGGCACACAACCCGCAGCCAGCGGGCTATAAGACCTTTTTCGGATATTTCAAAGACGACGGCTTCCAGAAAACGAAACACTTGGGCCGCATCGATCGTGGACAGTGGCCAGCCATCAAACAGCACTGGCTTTCCGTGTATCTCAATCGCGAAAGCGAGCCGAGCCTGAGCATTTTGAAGGAAGTGACCGGTGTGCAGGAATGGTGCGCTGAGGCGTACATTGAGACAGATTACAGTGTGATGGGCGAAAGCGTTTTTAGCGACGTTGCCAAAAAATTCATCGTATTTAAGTTGTTAAATGCCTTCGAGATAGAAGGGGAGATGCCATGA
- a CDS encoding site-specific integrase — protein MESVRVDALFAETASGRENSTAIEITDAALENLARRYLHQLEVASHPMPFNDAERRQRGHAAEDNAADVGRSTEDAGLQQVAVKLGRDAGLAVDTRTPEFFRLIEAVQRSLIEHYRRERDRAALKAEKAYDPLFAAVSSSAPPPIAKLSMAKAVEMYVASPERLGAATKTKAAYRFRFSVLVELIGAEKPVGEITRGDVRDVRDILLRLPPNARKRFPCKSLRTVVENASTTGVAPMSAKSAKLYLECLSSLFRWLNVEELAPKNPALGIKGPSLPDTVNRRSFTVSELNLMFASAPFNATDTQGWLFWLPRIALFTGARFAELLGLKVADIIIVDGINALDIVPNEVRGLKNKVSRRIVPIHPALADIGFLTYVRSLPRDGLLFPEAAGPANMVTARNKQVGLALRKLIPDRAIVFHSLRHTFKDAAMNSNISRDMVAALGGWELRGGRGAMDDYGRDRLARVLAAEVAKLKFDGVILI, from the coding sequence TTGGAAAGCGTCCGCGTCGATGCATTATTTGCAGAGACTGCGTCGGGTAGAGAAAACAGCACAGCCATCGAAATCACAGATGCAGCGCTCGAAAATTTGGCCAGACGCTATCTTCACCAGCTTGAGGTCGCGTCCCACCCCATGCCGTTCAATGATGCCGAGCGGAGACAGCGAGGTCACGCCGCCGAGGATAATGCCGCCGATGTTGGGCGATCTACCGAGGATGCGGGATTGCAACAGGTTGCAGTGAAGTTGGGGAGGGACGCCGGACTAGCAGTAGACACAAGAACACCAGAATTTTTCAGGCTGATTGAAGCGGTCCAGCGGTCGCTCATCGAGCACTATAGACGCGAGAGAGACCGAGCGGCACTCAAGGCTGAGAAGGCCTACGACCCTTTATTTGCCGCAGTTTCCAGTTCAGCGCCGCCCCCGATTGCGAAGCTATCGATGGCCAAGGCCGTCGAGATGTACGTCGCCTCGCCAGAGCGATTGGGAGCCGCAACGAAGACCAAAGCAGCGTACCGATTTCGCTTTTCAGTTTTGGTGGAACTCATCGGTGCGGAGAAGCCCGTGGGCGAGATCACGCGTGGCGACGTCAGGGACGTCAGAGACATCTTACTTCGGCTGCCGCCTAATGCACGCAAACGCTTTCCGTGCAAGTCGCTGCGTACCGTTGTCGAGAATGCGTCCACTACCGGCGTTGCCCCAATGTCGGCAAAGTCAGCAAAGCTCTATTTGGAATGTCTGAGCAGCCTTTTCCGGTGGCTAAATGTCGAAGAGCTGGCACCCAAAAATCCTGCCCTTGGTATAAAGGGGCCATCACTTCCAGATACAGTCAATCGGCGGTCATTTACAGTTTCGGAACTTAATTTGATGTTTGCCTCCGCCCCATTCAACGCGACGGATACGCAAGGTTGGCTTTTTTGGTTGCCACGCATTGCGCTATTCACAGGAGCGCGCTTTGCCGAACTGCTTGGACTGAAAGTGGCCGATATCATTATCGTTGATGGTATAAATGCGTTGGACATAGTTCCAAATGAGGTGCGAGGGCTCAAGAATAAGGTCAGTCGCCGCATCGTTCCCATCCATCCTGCGCTCGCCGACATAGGATTTTTGACCTATGTTCGCTCTCTGCCACGAGACGGTCTATTGTTTCCAGAAGCAGCTGGTCCAGCGAACATGGTTACCGCGCGAAACAAGCAAGTTGGACTCGCTTTGCGCAAGCTGATCCCAGATCGCGCTATTGTGTTCCATTCACTTCGGCACACGTTCAAGGACGCCGCGATGAATTCAAATATTTCGCGCGACATGGTTGCTGCTCTTGGCGGTTGGGAATTACGTGGCGGGCGGGGAGCCATGGATGATTACGGGCGAGATCGGCTGGCAAGAGTGCTTGCGGCGGAGGTTGCCAAGCTGAAATTTGACGGGGTAATCTTGATATAA
- a CDS encoding transposase, whose product MAHTTGIESFWAMLKRGYEGFYRQMSPKHVSRYVTKVTARHNARNFDTFVQARTLARGVGVERLRYIDLVAGS is encoded by the coding sequence GTGGCTCACACGACCGGCATCGAGAGCTTTTGGGCGATGCTTAAGCGGGGGTATGAGGGCTTCTATCGCCAGATGAGCCCCAAGCACGTTTCCCGCTACGTCACCAAGGTCACCGCGCGTCACAACGCGCGGAATTTCGACACCTTCGTTCAGGCGAGGACGCTAGCGAGGGGGGTGGGCGTTGAGCGTTTGCGTTACATCGATCTGGTTGCCGGGTCGTGA
- a CDS encoding recombinase family protein translates to MKQAVAYIRVSTLQQGKSGLGMEAQREAIERFAAAEGFEIVEYFNEVETGKGADALDRRPVLTAALAKARRLKGPVIVSKLDRLSRDVAFIAGLMAQRVPFIVSELGADADPFMLHVYAALAEKERGLISSRTSAALQAKKAAGVQLGNRTNLADAQRLGAASLVATANTFAANVLPIIRDVQSAGVRSLRGVAAALNSRGVKTARGGDWNAVTVARIIARADNSATGCKPTGIGC, encoded by the coding sequence ATGAAGCAGGCGGTCGCATACATCCGGGTTTCGACTTTGCAGCAGGGCAAAAGCGGGTTGGGCATGGAAGCACAACGCGAGGCGATAGAGCGCTTCGCCGCTGCAGAGGGTTTTGAGATCGTCGAGTATTTCAATGAGGTCGAAACGGGCAAGGGTGCGGATGCCCTCGATCGTCGCCCGGTCCTTACTGCTGCACTTGCCAAGGCGCGTCGTCTGAAAGGCCCGGTGATAGTTTCAAAGCTGGATCGGCTAAGTCGGGACGTGGCATTCATCGCAGGCCTTATGGCGCAGCGCGTGCCATTCATCGTGTCGGAATTGGGCGCAGATGCGGACCCGTTCATGCTTCACGTATATGCGGCGCTGGCCGAAAAAGAGCGCGGGCTGATCTCCTCGCGAACGAGCGCAGCCCTCCAAGCTAAGAAGGCAGCAGGGGTACAGCTTGGTAATCGTACCAATCTTGCCGATGCGCAGCGGCTTGGTGCGGCCTCGCTCGTAGCGACCGCCAACACCTTCGCAGCCAACGTGCTTCCGATCATTCGTGACGTTCAGTCCGCTGGTGTTAGATCGTTGCGCGGCGTCGCGGCGGCATTGAACAGCCGAGGGGTAAAGACGGCGCGCGGCGGAGATTGGAACGCGGTCACTGTGGCCCGCATCATCGCTCGCGCTGACAACAGTGCAACTGGTTGCAAACCAACCGGTATTGGCTGCTAG